The following coding sequences lie in one Arachis ipaensis cultivar K30076 chromosome B05, Araip1.1, whole genome shotgun sequence genomic window:
- the LOC110262533 gene encoding uncharacterized protein LOC110262533 — protein sequence MAIANHPEGVFLQPKTNKPFRVEDYPMFISFLDLKKLASHRYGHVISRMRVYAGAPLKKDDHKIHTPYIDISGQKTSYDCAIYVMKWFEIIQPKHVKREKYEWDNWTKDEVDHFRVEYAFRILFHEMNQDKVEAIRESNAIRLSKPSSLLLSSYCQIDSNDIDTD from the exons ATGGCCATTGCAAATCATCCAGAAGGGGTATTCTTACAGCCTAAAACTAATAAGCCattcagggtggaagactacccaatgtttatATCCTTCTTGGACCTCAAAAAATTAGCATCGCATCGttat GGACATGTAATTTCAAGAATGAGAGTATATGCTGGGGCACCTCTAAAGAAAGACGATCACAAAATTCATACACCATACATTGACATCTCAGGCCAAAAGACAAG ctatgactgtgctATTTATGTAATGAAGTGGTTTGAGATAATTCAGCCCAAACACGTTAAAAGGGAGAAGTATGAGTGGGACAACTGGACCAAG GACGAGGTGGACCACTTTAGAGTAGAATATGCTTTCCGGATTCTATTCCATGAGATGAATCAAGACAAAGTTGAAGCCATTAGGGAAAGTaatgcaataagactgtccaagccatcctcattgttattgagttcatattgtcagatagattctaatGATATTGACACTGATTAA